In a single window of the Dysgonomonas mossii genome:
- a CDS encoding DUF4271 domain-containing protein: protein MKDSVLLQDTVYIHRFSLNPVEGEIVNMTNKQLYSAHQDSIGDVVRYSGDLLPFNLEQVDGIFCLLLLCLFLFTYIYSGGLSFLKESISFLFTPVKASRIHSQTTSREMIYSYFLIFQSAVLSAICIYDVFVEYESSVQSNSKAFLTIVTFIVAIALFFGIKDFIYKLIGYIFNQKKAMNSWRRMHMVSIEVLGILYFLPTLLLIYSNFYHTEILILILILFLIVQITLFYQIIVFFIGQKFNFLYLIAYLCTFEILPYVYLAIGLIQLYRTDVFNTLL from the coding sequence ATGAAAGATAGTGTCTTATTGCAGGATACTGTCTATATTCATCGTTTTTCATTAAATCCTGTAGAAGGTGAGATTGTGAATATGACTAACAAACAATTATATTCTGCTCATCAAGATAGCATTGGAGATGTTGTAAGATATTCCGGCGATCTTCTGCCTTTCAATCTGGAACAAGTAGATGGGATTTTCTGCCTGTTGCTTTTATGCTTATTTCTTTTTACATATATATATAGTGGCGGGTTATCTTTCTTGAAAGAGAGTATCTCCTTCCTGTTTACTCCTGTAAAGGCCTCAAGAATACATAGTCAGACTACATCGAGGGAAATGATATATAGCTATTTCCTTATTTTTCAGTCTGCTGTTTTATCTGCAATATGTATTTATGATGTTTTTGTAGAGTATGAATCTTCTGTGCAAAGTAATAGTAAAGCTTTTCTGACTATTGTCACATTTATCGTTGCCATAGCTTTGTTTTTTGGAATCAAAGATTTTATTTACAAACTGATAGGTTATATCTTTAATCAGAAGAAAGCAATGAATTCGTGGCGAAGAATGCATATGGTGTCTATCGAGGTGCTGGGGATACTATATTTTCTGCCTACGTTACTCTTGATTTATTCTAATTTTTATCATACTGAGATATTAATACTTATATTAATACTCTTCTTAATTGTTCAAATAACACTTTTTTATCAAATAATAGTCTTTTTTATTGGTCAAAAATTTAACTTTTTGTATTTGATTGCCTACCTTTGCACCTTTGAAATATTACCTTATGTGTATTTAGCGATAGGATTGATTCAATTATATAGAACCGACGTATTTAACACACTATTATGA
- the metK gene encoding methionine adenosyltransferase → MSYLFTSESVSEGHPDKVADQISDSLLDEFLAYDADSKVACETLVTTGQVVLAGEVKSKAYIDIPETARKVIERIGYTKSEYQFEAQSCGVLSAIHEQSDDINRGVDGKSDPMDQGAGDQGMMFGYATNETDNYMPLALDLSHALLRELAVIRKNELHLMPYLRPDAKSQVTIEYDDNGTPLRIDTIVISTQHDDFADDEAMQAKIKEDVINILIPRVKEKYKFRDDITKLFTTDITYHVNPTGRFVIGGPHGDTGLTGRKIIVDTYGGKGAHGGGAFSGKDPSKVDRSAAYAARHIAKNLVAAGVSSEILVQVSYAIGVAKPMNIYVNTYGKGTVNLSDGEIAVKVEELFDMRPKAIEQRLKLRNPIYAETAAYGHMGREPETVTKHFQSRYNPQGITREVELFTWEKLDYVDVIKKEFNL, encoded by the coding sequence AGAAGGTCACCCTGATAAAGTGGCAGATCAGATATCAGACTCCTTATTGGACGAATTCTTGGCCTATGATGCTGATTCGAAGGTCGCATGCGAAACATTGGTAACTACCGGACAGGTGGTTTTGGCAGGAGAAGTAAAATCAAAAGCATATATCGATATTCCCGAAACGGCACGTAAAGTGATCGAGCGTATAGGGTATACTAAAAGTGAATACCAGTTTGAGGCTCAATCTTGCGGGGTGCTGTCTGCCATACATGAGCAATCCGATGATATCAACAGAGGTGTTGATGGCAAATCCGATCCGATGGATCAGGGAGCGGGAGATCAGGGTATGATGTTTGGCTACGCAACAAACGAAACAGACAATTATATGCCATTAGCACTAGACTTGTCTCATGCATTGTTGAGAGAATTAGCCGTTATACGCAAAAATGAATTGCATTTGATGCCATACCTTCGTCCTGATGCCAAATCGCAGGTAACGATCGAGTATGATGACAACGGCACGCCTTTGAGAATAGATACAATCGTTATTTCTACTCAGCATGATGATTTTGCTGACGACGAGGCAATGCAGGCTAAAATAAAAGAAGATGTGATCAATATCCTTATACCTCGTGTGAAGGAGAAGTATAAGTTCAGAGATGATATTACGAAGCTCTTTACAACTGATATTACTTATCATGTAAACCCTACCGGACGTTTTGTTATAGGAGGGCCTCATGGAGATACCGGCCTGACAGGACGTAAAATCATAGTTGATACTTACGGAGGTAAGGGTGCGCATGGCGGTGGTGCTTTTTCGGGTAAAGATCCTTCAAAAGTAGACCGTTCGGCTGCCTATGCGGCTCGTCATATTGCAAAAAACCTTGTTGCTGCCGGTGTGTCTTCCGAAATACTTGTTCAGGTATCGTATGCAATTGGTGTTGCCAAACCTATGAATATTTATGTAAATACATATGGCAAGGGTACCGTAAATCTTTCGGATGGTGAGATAGCCGTTAAGGTAGAGGAGCTGTTCGACATGCGACCAAAAGCAATAGAGCAACGCCTGAAATTACGCAATCCTATCTATGCTGAAACTGCTGCTTATGGGCATATGGGGCGTGAGCCGGAAACCGTAACTAAACATTTTCAATCACGCTACAATCCTCAGGGAATAACTCGCGAAGTAGAGTTGTTTACATGGGAAAAGTTAGACTACGTAGATGTGATAAAAAAAGAGTTTAATCTGTAA
- a CDS encoding DUF4468 domain-containing protein: MKNSLLFFLCAVFSLVVSAQDNPKYLVGAVPEVDGKIVFSKKIPVKGQISDEQLFSLMEKWAINNYDNAQTDEKDLNNRVLLSKADDKMIACFGEKYLEFKRSSLVLDRAKMIYQLILETKDGACEVTLRNIKYSYSDSKKLLPAEEMISDKIALNKKGDKLNRYYDKFRIHTVDSVNGIYKSIDIYLNGINTTGATTSLQAEAKTYSAPAVPQKDSSVEVPLAAAAQSIPDPVQVAASIPITSNNAPQTIAAGGVAAMEGFRQITPDKIPGNIIKLLGDWILITSGTADQMNVMTASWGGLGTFWEKPVSFCFLNPSRYSVQTMDKGETYTISFYTEAYKDALRYCGSVSGRTTDKIKGSGLTPIKTPSGATAFAEAWMIFECKKIVVQPITPEAVVDKSLPNKDWSKSGYHKMYIGEILNVWIK; this comes from the coding sequence ATGAAAAATAGTCTTCTGTTTTTTTTATGTGCAGTTTTCTCGTTGGTAGTGAGTGCACAAGACAACCCGAAATATCTAGTAGGAGCTGTCCCCGAAGTGGACGGTAAGATTGTTTTTTCGAAGAAGATACCTGTAAAGGGGCAAATCTCCGACGAACAGCTTTTTTCATTGATGGAAAAATGGGCAATAAACAACTATGATAATGCACAGACTGATGAGAAAGATTTGAATAATCGGGTTCTGCTAAGTAAGGCTGACGATAAAATGATCGCATGTTTTGGAGAGAAATATCTTGAGTTTAAGCGAAGTTCTCTTGTGCTTGATCGGGCTAAGATGATTTATCAGTTGATCTTGGAAACGAAAGATGGGGCATGCGAAGTAACGTTGAGGAATATAAAATATAGCTATTCTGATAGTAAGAAACTGCTTCCGGCAGAGGAGATGATATCCGACAAAATAGCTCTCAACAAAAAAGGAGATAAACTAAATCGCTATTATGATAAATTCAGAATACATACTGTAGATTCTGTAAACGGCATATACAAATCTATAGACATTTATCTGAACGGTATTAATACAACAGGTGCAACAACCTCATTGCAAGCAGAGGCGAAAACATATTCAGCTCCTGCAGTACCACAGAAAGACAGTTCGGTAGAAGTGCCTTTAGCCGCTGCCGCTCAATCTATACCTGATCCTGTTCAGGTTGCGGCATCGATTCCGATAACATCTAATAATGCCCCGCAAACGATTGCCGCTGGAGGGGTTGCTGCGATGGAAGGATTCAGGCAGATAACGCCCGATAAAATACCGGGCAATATTATCAAGCTGTTAGGAGATTGGATATTGATCACTTCGGGTACTGCCGATCAAATGAATGTGATGACTGCCTCGTGGGGTGGACTTGGTACATTCTGGGAAAAGCCTGTATCATTCTGTTTCCTCAATCCTTCACGCTACTCGGTACAAACAATGGATAAAGGTGAGACCTATACAATATCGTTTTACACTGAAGCGTATAAAGATGCTTTGCGATATTGCGGTTCGGTAAGTGGGCGTACTACAGATAAAATAAAAGGATCGGGATTGACACCGATCAAAACTCCATCAGGTGCTACAGCATTTGCTGAAGCCTGGATGATCTTTGAATGTAAGAAAATAGTAGTGCAGCCAATTACACCGGAAGCTGTAGTTGATAAATCTTTACCTAACAAAGATTGGAGTAAAAGCGGATATCATAAAATGTATATCGGTGAAATATTGAATGTTTGGATTAAATAA
- the cdd gene encoding cytidine deaminase: protein MENFNLITKILVYTFEEATESIKKLIIEAKAAAEKAYAPYSGFHVGAAVLLSNGKIVTGSNQENAAYPSGLCAERVAVFYANAQYPEASIEAIAVAACHDGAFTANPCSPCGGCRQVLLETENRHSSPMRVILYGESKIYELKSAKALLPVGFGKESLDD from the coding sequence ATGGAAAATTTTAATTTAATAACAAAGATACTCGTTTACACCTTTGAAGAGGCTACCGAAAGTATAAAAAAACTTATAATAGAGGCTAAAGCGGCTGCGGAAAAAGCATATGCGCCCTACTCAGGCTTTCATGTAGGAGCGGCAGTTCTTCTTTCCAATGGAAAAATTGTTACGGGCAGCAATCAGGAAAATGCGGCTTACCCTTCAGGGTTATGTGCCGAACGGGTTGCTGTGTTTTATGCAAATGCACAATATCCGGAGGCTTCGATTGAAGCAATTGCGGTTGCCGCTTGTCATGACGGAGCCTTTACAGCAAACCCTTGTAGCCCGTGTGGCGGTTGCAGGCAAGTTTTGTTAGAAACGGAGAATAGACATAGTTCCCCAATGAGAGTAATATTGTACGGTGAAAGTAAAATCTATGAATTAAAATCTGCCAAAGCACTTCTTCCTGTAGGATTTGGGAAGGAATCGCTAGACGACTAA
- a CDS encoding M48 family metallopeptidase: MVIVDKDLGEIRLVKNARAKRIIVRKKDGYLQLTYPPSVSMSFVEKTIRDMKPRLMSLVEKKTTGILFTPDIEFNTFSFTLKLITGISTKNYYMSLKEGILSISCPADINYNDSTVQSTIKGFVEKALRYEANRLFPAKVKSFAERYGFKYTELKINKSRTRWGSCSSKKTINLSFYCMLLPEYLVDFVILHELCHTVEMNHGERFWQLLDKVSDDKAKELTRVLKDHKTML; this comes from the coding sequence ATGGTTATTGTAGATAAAGATCTGGGGGAAATAAGGCTTGTTAAGAATGCAAGAGCCAAAAGGATAATCGTTCGAAAAAAAGATGGTTATCTACAACTTACATATCCACCATCAGTAAGTATGTCCTTTGTCGAGAAGACTATTCGTGATATGAAGCCTCGTCTGATGTCGTTAGTTGAAAAAAAGACTACCGGTATTTTATTTACTCCCGATATAGAATTTAACACCTTTAGCTTTACCTTGAAGTTGATTACCGGAATATCGACCAAGAATTATTATATGAGTCTGAAAGAAGGGATATTATCCATCTCATGTCCGGCTGATATAAATTACAATGATTCAACAGTTCAATCGACAATAAAAGGCTTTGTAGAAAAAGCCCTTCGCTATGAGGCAAACAGGCTATTTCCGGCAAAAGTAAAATCATTTGCAGAAAGGTACGGTTTTAAATATACCGAACTAAAGATTAATAAGAGTCGTACCCGATGGGGAAGCTGTTCATCAAAGAAGACAATAAACCTGTCGTTTTACTGTATGCTCTTACCTGAATACCTTGTGGATTTTGTAATCTTGCACGAACTATGCCATACGGTAGAAATGAATCATGGAGAACGTTTTTGGCAATTGCTGGATAAAGTATCGGATGATAAAGCAAAAGAGTTGACAAGGGTTTTAAAAGACCATAAAACAATGTTATAA
- a CDS encoding glucosaminidase domain-containing protein — MKKANSSDISLKFIILSVLVFLSTTSAYSQAKRYKIYDDYIETYKGIAVDHMRKYKIPASITLAQGLLESGAGKSALTKNSNNHFGIKCHNDWTGGKVYQADDTPNDCFRKYKRAEDSFEDHSRFLADKPRYKSLFALEITDYRGWAKGLQQAGYATDKAYANKLIKLIEDYELYQHDKRGFSKEKIREIEETQVRNKEYRHIPYKTHNLVYVIAEAGDTYEGIAGEFDFKPKDLYKYNEVPEGFPLKAGDLVYFEKKKSKADKPYYEHEVQVGESMYSISQLYGIKVKNLYKMNKKDFEYVPTEGDVLKLR, encoded by the coding sequence ATGAAAAAAGCAAATAGCTCGGATATATCTCTCAAATTTATTATCCTTTCTGTACTTGTTTTTCTGTCTACTACATCTGCCTATTCTCAGGCAAAACGATACAAGATATACGATGACTATATCGAGACTTACAAAGGCATAGCTGTAGATCACATGAGAAAATATAAAATTCCGGCAAGTATAACGCTCGCTCAGGGGTTGTTAGAATCAGGTGCGGGTAAAAGTGCTTTGACTAAAAATTCGAATAATCACTTTGGTATTAAGTGTCACAACGATTGGACAGGAGGAAAAGTCTATCAAGCAGATGATACCCCGAATGATTGTTTCAGAAAATATAAAAGAGCTGAAGATTCATTTGAAGATCATTCGAGATTTCTAGCCGATAAACCTCGATATAAAAGTCTGTTTGCTTTAGAAATTACTGATTATAGAGGATGGGCAAAAGGATTGCAGCAAGCAGGATATGCAACCGATAAAGCTTATGCGAACAAACTGATAAAGCTAATTGAAGATTATGAGCTTTACCAACACGATAAAAGAGGATTCTCTAAGGAGAAAATAAGAGAAATAGAAGAAACTCAGGTAAGAAATAAAGAGTATCGTCATATTCCATATAAAACACACAATCTGGTTTATGTGATAGCAGAAGCGGGTGATACGTACGAGGGTATTGCGGGCGAATTTGATTTTAAGCCAAAAGACTTGTATAAATACAATGAAGTACCCGAAGGCTTCCCTTTGAAGGCAGGTGATTTGGTCTATTTTGAGAAGAAAAAATCGAAAGCCGATAAACCGTATTATGAGCACGAAGTTCAGGTGGGAGAGTCTATGTATAGTATTTCTCAGCTGTATGGTATCAAGGTGAAAAACTTGTACAAAATGAACAAAAAAGATTTTGAATATGTCCCTACCGAAGGAGATGTCTTAAAACTAAGATAA
- a CDS encoding uroporphyrinogen-III synthase: MTLKVKKILISQPAPTTEKSPYFDIAEKYHVQMDFRPFIRVDGIDVKEFRQQRINIQDYTAVVFTARIAIDHFFSLCEELRVTMPETMKYFCISEAVALYLQKYIVYRKRKIFFSATGKMDGLATALTKHNKEKFIVPVSDVHTEDLTAVLDEKKVDYTKSVMYRTVSNEITESEILSYDMMIFFTPAGIVSLFKNMPNFEQGERAIGCFGTATAKAVRDAGLRLDCEAPLPGMPSMTAALEAFIKENHKAK, translated from the coding sequence ATGACCTTGAAAGTAAAGAAGATATTAATCTCTCAACCTGCTCCGACAACAGAGAAATCGCCTTACTTTGATATTGCCGAGAAATATCATGTGCAAATGGATTTTCGTCCGTTTATTCGTGTAGATGGCATTGATGTAAAAGAGTTTAGGCAACAGCGTATTAATATACAAGATTATACAGCAGTCGTTTTTACAGCAAGGATTGCAATAGATCATTTCTTCTCTCTCTGTGAGGAACTTAGAGTAACAATGCCCGAAACAATGAAATATTTTTGTATATCGGAAGCAGTCGCTTTGTATCTGCAAAAATATATTGTTTACAGAAAGCGCAAGATATTCTTTAGTGCAACAGGTAAGATGGATGGTCTGGCAACAGCTTTAACAAAACACAACAAAGAAAAATTTATTGTACCTGTCTCGGATGTACATACAGAAGACCTTACGGCAGTATTGGACGAGAAAAAAGTTGATTATACAAAATCTGTGATGTACAGAACTGTGAGTAATGAAATAACCGAGTCTGAGATATTATCTTACGATATGATGATATTTTTTACTCCGGCCGGTATTGTTTCTTTATTTAAGAATATGCCTAATTTTGAACAAGGAGAGAGAGCTATCGGCTGTTTTGGTACCGCTACAGCAAAAGCTGTTCGCGATGCGGGCTTGAGGCTCGATTGTGAAGCTCCGCTTCCCGGTATGCCATCTATGACGGCTGCATTAGAAGCGTTTATAAAGGAAAATCATAAAGCCAAATAG